The Parus major isolate Abel chromosome Z, Parus_major1.1, whole genome shotgun sequence genome has a window encoding:
- the SYK gene encoding tyrosine-protein kinase SYK — MASSTSNPANHLPYFFGNITREDAEEYLMQGGASDGLYLLRQSRNYLGGFALSLAHGRKVHHYTIERELSGSYAIAGGKSHASPAELINYHSGEADGLICLLRKPFNRPPGVEPKTGPFEDLKENLIREYVKQTWNLQGHALEQAIISQKPQLEKLIATTAHEKMPWFHGRISREESEHRILIGSRSNGKFLIRERDSNGSYALCLLNDGKVLHYRIDRDKTGKLSIPDGKRFDTLWQLVEHYSYKPDGLLRVLTIPCPHHGSENDNLGFNTHPSSGTLPKSWAGGGIISRLKSYTFPKAGSKKLQSTIGHSPEEAPFNPYVLQRNRGLTGAERGDQREALPMDTEVYESPYADPDEIKPKNVTLDRKLLTLEEGELGSGNFGTVKKGFYKMKKGAKPVAVKILKNESNDPAIKDELLREANVMQQLDNPYIVRMIGICEAEAWMLVMEMAELGPLNKFLQKNRHVTEKNITELVHQVSMGMKYLEENNFVHRDLAARNVLLVTQHYAKISDFGLSKALSADENYYKAQSHGKWPVKWYAPECMNFYKFSSKSDVWSFGVLMWEAFSYGQKPYKGMKGGEVAQMIERGERMERPEVCPAEVYSLMKLCWTYNIDDRPGFVAVEMKLRNYYYDISH; from the exons atggcTTCCAGCACATCAAACCCTGCTAACCATTTGCCATACTTCTTTGGTAATATCACCCGTGAAGATGCCGAGGAGTATCTGATGCAGGGAGGAGCAAGTGATGGACTATACTTGCTCCGCCAAAGCCGGAATTACCTGGGGGGCTTTGCCCTATCCTTGGCCCATGGGAGGAAGGTTCACCACTATACAATTGAGAGGGAGCTGAGTGGCTCATATGCTATTGCAGGAGGCAAGTCGCATGCCAGTCCTGCTGAACTCATTAACTATCACTCAGGGGAAGCAGACGGCCTTATCTGTCTTCTGAGAAAACCTTTCAACCGGCCACCAGGTGTTGAACCCAAAACAGGACCCTTTGAAGATTTGAAAGAGAACCTCATCAGAGAGTATGTCAAGCAAACTTGGAATTTGCAG GGGCATGCTCTTGAACAAGCTATCATTAGTCAGAAGCctcagctggagaagctgaTTGCCACTACAGCCCATGAGAAGATGCCATGGTTCCATGGGAGGATCTCTCGGGAGGAGTCAGAACACCGTATCCTCATTGGGTCAAGAAGCAATGGAAAATTTCt TATCCGAGAAAGGGACAGCAATGGTTCCTATGCCCTGTGCCTACTGAATGATGGAAAAGTACTGCACTATCGTATTGACAGAGATAAGACAGGAAAGCTCTCCATACCAGATGGAAAAAGATTTGACACCCTGTGGCAG TTAGTTGAGCATTATTCATACAAACCAGATGGGTTATTAAGAGTTCTTACCATTCCTTGTCCACATCATGGCTCAGAAAATG ATAATCTTGGTTTTAATACTCATCCTTCCTCTGGAACACTTCCTAAG AGTTGGGCAGGAGGTGGAATTATCTCAAGACTCAAATCGTACACCTTTCCAAAGGCCGGCAGCAAAAAG CTTCAGTCAACTATCGGCCACTCACCAGAAGAAGCACCTTTTAATCCTTATGTGCTGCAAAGGAACAGAGGTCTAACAGGAGCAGAAAGAG GTGATCAGAGAGAGGCCTTACCCATGGATACTGAGGTCTATGAAAGTCCATATGCTGATCCAGatgaaattaaaccaaaaaatgtCACTCTTGACAGGAAATTGTTGACTTTGGAGGAAGGTGAACTTGGCTCTGGAAACTTTGGTACTGTAAAGAAAGGGTTCTATAAGATGAAAAA GGGTGCCAAGCCTGTGGCTGTAAAAATTCTGAAGAATGAGAGCAATGATCCAGCCATAAAGGATGAATTATTGAGAGAAGCAAATGTAATGCAGCAACTGGATAACCCATATATTGTCCGAATGATAGGTATATGTGAAGCTGAGGCCTGGATGTTAGTAATGGAAATGGCTGAACTCGGGCCACTGAAcaaatttttgcaaaaaaatag ACATGTCACAGAGAAGAATATAACAGAGCTGGTGCATCAGGTTTCTATGGGGATGAAATACCTGGAGGAGAATAATTTTGTTCATAGGGATCTGGCCGCAAGAAATGTGCTGTTAGTCACCCAACATTATGCCAAAATTAGTGACTTCGGACTTTCTAAAGCTCTTAGTGCTGATGAAAATTATTACAAG GCACAAAGTCATGGAAAATGGCCAGTAAAATGGTATGCTCCAGAATGCATGAATTTCTACAAATTTTCCAGCAAAAGTGATGTCTGGAGCTTTGGGGTTTTAATGTGGGAAGCTTTCTCTTATGGACAAAAACCATATAAG GGAATGAAAGGTGGAGAAGTTGCACAGATGATTGAAAGAGGAGAACGAATGGAACGTCCTGAAGTCTGCCCAGCTGAAGTCTATAGTCTAATGAAATTGTGTTGGACATACAA CATTGACGACCGACCAGGATTTGTTGCAGTCGAGATGAAATTACGTAACTACTATTATGACATTTCCCACTAA